A single genomic interval of Psychroserpens sp. NJDZ02 harbors:
- a CDS encoding integrase core domain-containing protein, translated as MSFSFYIASFFANWSFPFAEQNPCYENAMAERVNGILEDELYLDQTFDCVAQAKRVVKKSINLYNDVRLHLSLDYKTPNMVYKLSA; from the coding sequence TTGTCGTTTTCCTTTTATATAGCTTCCTTTTTTGCTAATTGGTCGTTTCCCTTTGCTGAACAAAATCCTTGTTACGAAAACGCAATGGCAGAACGTGTAAATGGCATATTAGAAGATGAGTTATACTTAGATCAAACCTTTGATTGCGTAGCACAAGCAAAGAGAGTTGTAAAAAAGTCAATTAATTTATACAACGACGTTAGATTACATTTATCTTTAGATTATAAAACACCTAATATGGTATATAAATTATCAGCTTAA
- a CDS encoding SIR2 family NAD-dependent protein deacylase: MIDERIIEQLNFCLEKEKKISFLVGAGLSAESGIPTFRGKDGYWVSGSKNYKAEDIGTFRMFNLASQEVWKWFLYRKSVTEKAKPNPSHLLLKEIEDKLENQFSLISQNVDSLHRKAGNSEERTFLIHGDFDFVRCGDECSKELYPFPKEIDLENRDKDAITENEWKALRCPKCNEDLRPHVLWFDEYYDEKYFKRDSVLKISKHTGILFVIGTSGATTLPQMVARNVLAKGGMIVEVNIEESYFSDLLKNKKKGIVVNQKSTPFLTELNEEIKKLVVIE, encoded by the coding sequence ATGATAGACGAAAGAATAATAGAACAACTTAATTTTTGTCTTGAAAAGGAGAAAAAAATATCCTTTTTGGTTGGTGCTGGACTTTCGGCTGAAAGTGGAATCCCAACATTTAGAGGAAAAGATGGATATTGGGTTTCTGGTTCAAAAAACTATAAAGCAGAAGATATTGGAACATTTCGTATGTTTAATCTTGCTTCTCAAGAAGTTTGGAAGTGGTTTCTTTATAGAAAGTCTGTAACCGAGAAAGCAAAACCAAACCCAAGTCATTTATTACTTAAAGAAATTGAAGATAAATTAGAGAATCAATTTTCATTAATTTCTCAGAATGTAGATAGTTTGCATAGGAAAGCAGGAAATTCAGAAGAAAGAACTTTTTTAATTCACGGAGATTTTGATTTTGTAAGATGTGGAGATGAATGTTCAAAAGAACTATATCCTTTCCCCAAAGAAATCGACCTTGAAAATAGAGATAAAGATGCTATAACCGAAAATGAATGGAAAGCATTAAGATGTCCCAAATGTAATGAAGACCTGAGACCTCACGTTTTATGGTTTGATGAATATTATGACGAAAAGTACTTTAAAAGAGATAGTGTTCTGAAAATTTCAAAGCATACAGGAATCTTATTTGTAATAGGAACTTCTGGAGCAACAACATTGCCTCAAATGGTTGCTCGAAATGTTTTAGCTAAAGGTGGAATGATTGTAGAAGTGAATATAGAGGAAAGTTACTTTAGTGATTTATTGAAAAACAAAAAGAAAGGCATAGTTGTAAATCAAAAAAGCACGCCTTTTCTAACGGAATTGAATGAAGAAATAAAGAAACTGGTGGTAATCGAGTAG
- a CDS encoding serine hydrolase domain-containing protein — translation MKNLFLIIFLSITIFSCKQTNETKKNLKKNHTAINDTLTNNLQLAFDKDAIIGFSVSVVDENRLIYDKGFGFTDIEQNKPYTSSTIQNIASISKTLIGISLFKAQDLGKLNINDPINKYLPFKIVNPNYPENPILIKHLAYHTSSIIDLDEIYAKSYVLKKSVHEENEGVFDYFNKPETKISLLEFIQNSLTENGKWYIKGTFSNTKPGEKREYSNIAAALCAQIIESATGQDYQSFTKDNILKPLKMSSSGWSSKDIDTTKRSKLFANKEMMIADYSLITYADGGFITSSKDLGLFLSELIKGYKGKGTLLNQKSYKKLFKKQKFPNSETDEEFGIFMEFRDEFLGVKEEMIGHNGSDPGVMTAMYFNPKTEIGKILIINTDTDFTDDVWPEIKSIWKSLNKYETELNSGKANR, via the coding sequence ATGAAAAATTTATTTTTAATCATCTTCCTTTCAATAACAATATTTTCATGTAAACAAACAAACGAAACCAAAAAAAACCTCAAAAAAAATCATACCGCGATAAATGATACATTGACTAATAACCTGCAATTAGCTTTTGATAAAGATGCGATAATCGGATTTTCAGTATCTGTGGTGGACGAAAATAGATTGATTTATGATAAAGGTTTTGGATTCACAGATATTGAGCAAAATAAGCCTTACACTTCAAGTACAATTCAAAACATAGCTTCAATATCCAAAACACTAATAGGAATTTCCTTATTTAAAGCACAAGATTTAGGTAAATTAAATATTAATGACCCAATCAATAAATATTTACCTTTCAAAATTGTTAATCCAAACTATCCAGAGAATCCAATTTTAATTAAACATCTGGCTTATCACACATCTTCAATTATTGACCTTGACGAGATTTATGCAAAATCGTATGTTTTAAAAAAATCTGTACACGAAGAAAACGAAGGTGTATTTGACTATTTCAACAAACCTGAAACGAAGATTTCATTATTAGAATTTATTCAAAATAGCTTGACCGAAAATGGAAAATGGTACATAAAAGGCACATTTTCCAACACAAAACCGGGAGAAAAAAGAGAATATTCAAATATAGCTGCTGCTCTTTGCGCACAGATAATAGAATCTGCAACTGGACAAGATTATCAGTCTTTTACAAAAGACAATATATTAAAACCTTTAAAAATGTCGTCCTCTGGTTGGTCTTCAAAAGATATTGATACCACAAAACGATCTAAATTGTTTGCGAATAAAGAAATGATGATAGCCGATTATTCACTAATTACATATGCTGATGGCGGATTTATTACATCAAGTAAAGATTTAGGGCTATTCTTATCTGAATTAATTAAAGGTTATAAAGGCAAAGGAACTTTGTTAAACCAAAAGAGCTATAAAAAATTATTTAAAAAACAGAAATTCCCCAATTCAGAAACAGATGAAGAGTTTGGAATATTTATGGAGTTTAGAGATGAATTCTTGGGTGTTAAGGAGGAAATGATTGGTCATAATGGTTCTGACCCAGGAGTAATGACAGCAATGTATTTCAATCCTAAAACGGAAATTGGAAAAATATTAATTATTAATACAGATACGGATTTTACTGATGATGTTTGGCCCGAAATAAAGTCAATTTGGAAATCCTTAAACAAATACGAAACGGAATTAAACAGCGGAAAAGCCAACAGGTAA
- a CDS encoding transposase — MFFKFCLVGYLENITGDRKLVLHCSLRLDILYFLGYDIDEELPWHSTLSRTRQLYPESVFESLFTHVFKMCVAMQMVSGHTQVIDAAPVKANASMDSLELKVPEEDLEAHLRAVRHISNRDKAVPFRSAKVNKAPKSQQELSASRQELQAIKSRNKKWSKDQNHRPGAGNKGSRYTSNKTHYSPTDPDARISVKPGKARKLNYSSQLTVDAAHHVISDIKAYHADGKDSQHLPDIVLRVKRRLWQSGLTIDTCLADTGYSSGDNYAFLEKQDITSYIPPHGTFKGGPDEFIYNEKEDHYTCPQGKIIPFKKVFYEKKNNTKKKAYRGSKKLCIDCPIRSACLSKTAQEKSFSVTYYRAEYLRNIARVDSEKGSYMKGK; from the coding sequence GTGTTTTTCAAATTCTGTTTAGTTGGTTATTTAGAGAATATCACCGGCGATAGAAAATTGGTATTACATTGTAGTCTTCGACTGGATATTCTGTATTTTCTAGGTTATGATATCGATGAAGAATTACCATGGCATTCCACGCTAAGTAGAACACGTCAACTGTACCCAGAGTCAGTTTTTGAAAGCCTATTTACTCATGTTTTCAAAATGTGCGTAGCCATGCAAATGGTAAGCGGTCACACCCAAGTTATCGACGCCGCACCTGTAAAAGCAAACGCTTCGATGGATAGCTTAGAACTTAAAGTGCCAGAAGAAGATTTAGAAGCTCATTTACGCGCAGTACGACATATAAGCAATAGAGATAAAGCGGTACCATTTCGATCAGCCAAAGTTAATAAAGCCCCAAAATCGCAACAAGAATTATCAGCAAGCCGTCAGGAATTACAAGCCATAAAGAGCCGAAACAAAAAATGGTCAAAAGATCAAAACCATCGTCCTGGAGCAGGAAATAAAGGTTCCCGTTATACTAGTAATAAAACGCATTACAGTCCAACCGATCCCGATGCTCGTATAAGTGTAAAACCAGGGAAAGCAAGAAAACTAAACTATTCAAGTCAGCTCACGGTAGATGCCGCACATCATGTAATAAGTGACATCAAAGCCTATCATGCCGATGGCAAAGACAGTCAGCATTTACCTGATATTGTATTGCGAGTAAAACGACGCTTATGGCAATCTGGTCTTACCATAGACACCTGTCTCGCAGATACCGGTTACAGTAGTGGTGATAATTATGCTTTTTTAGAAAAGCAGGATATTACCAGTTACATTCCGCCACACGGCACCTTTAAAGGAGGACCTGATGAATTTATTTATAATGAAAAAGAAGATCACTACACCTGCCCTCAAGGTAAGATTATCCCCTTTAAAAAGGTGTTTTACGAAAAGAAGAACAACACCAAAAAGAAGGCCTATAGAGGTTCAAAAAAACTTTGTATCGATTGCCCAATACGAAGCGCTTGTTTAAGCAAAACGGCACAAGAAAAGTCATTTTCCGTAACGTATTACCGCGCAGAATACCTACGGAATATAGCACGAGTTGATAGTGAAAAAGGAAGCTATATGAAAGGAAAATGA
- a CDS encoding aspartyl protease family protein: MKFNNFFYSLIAVILLSSCASSKINKTLKQGNIVQEDFKTSIPFEYRKGLIIIKVTIQNEVYDFILDTGASNALSKELAEKLDVISLGSENVTDIHKTSQLLNYTKIDDIEIGGINFQNTIAAISDFNNGILACLNADGFIGSNLMRFAIWDFDFKNQIITITDNEQKLNIPSDATEAKMFIGTGASEPSIISYINGDKALNNLIDLGNNSTPHLAYGDFLRQKESNKITKYISGSGYASGIGMYGKGDKKKEYSAKIDQITIGNQIITDKVMRVKDGKTNLGISFFKNYRLILNWKAKKIKMIKEGPSNNTELYDFGFNPNFSGNKVFVDFIYNDTEASKVLQFGDQVLQINNVNYLNITNENKCDFFNNGLIPKETDEITIKILRNEEELEFQLKKVRLL, encoded by the coding sequence ATGAAATTCAACAATTTTTTTTATTCTCTTATTGCAGTAATTCTTCTTTCAAGTTGCGCATCTTCTAAAATAAATAAAACCCTTAAGCAGGGAAATATAGTTCAAGAAGATTTCAAGACTTCTATACCATTTGAATACCGTAAAGGACTTATTATCATAAAAGTAACTATTCAAAATGAAGTATATGACTTTATCTTAGATACTGGAGCTTCTAATGCGCTTTCAAAAGAATTAGCAGAAAAGCTTGACGTTATATCTTTAGGAAGTGAAAATGTGACTGATATACATAAAACTAGCCAACTACTTAACTATACAAAAATAGACGATATTGAAATAGGAGGTATTAATTTTCAGAATACTATTGCAGCTATATCAGATTTTAATAATGGTATACTTGCTTGTCTAAATGCAGATGGTTTTATTGGTTCTAATTTAATGCGATTTGCGATATGGGATTTCGATTTTAAAAATCAGATAATTACTATAACAGATAATGAACAGAAATTAAATATTCCTTCAGATGCTACTGAAGCAAAAATGTTTATAGGTACAGGAGCTAGTGAACCATCTATTATTAGTTATATAAATGGAGATAAAGCATTAAATAATTTAATTGATTTAGGTAACAATTCTACGCCACATTTAGCGTATGGAGATTTTTTAAGACAAAAAGAATCTAATAAAATCACGAAGTATATATCAGGTTCAGGATATGCATCAGGTATAGGTATGTATGGCAAAGGCGATAAAAAAAAGGAGTATTCTGCAAAAATTGACCAAATAACTATTGGAAACCAAATTATAACAGACAAAGTGATGCGAGTTAAAGATGGTAAAACAAACCTAGGAATTTCTTTTTTTAAAAATTATAGATTAATTTTAAATTGGAAGGCAAAAAAAATCAAAATGATTAAAGAAGGTCCTTCAAATAATACAGAATTATACGATTTTGGTTTCAATCCTAATTTTAGTGGAAACAAGGTGTTTGTAGATTTTATATATAATGATACAGAAGCTTCAAAAGTATTACAATTTGGAGACCAAGTATTACAAATAAACAATGTCAATTACTTAAATATCACTAATGAAAATAAGTGTGATTTCTTTAACAATGGTCTTATACCAAAAGAAACTGATGAAATAACAATTAAAATATTACGGAATGAAGAAGAATTAGAATTTCAGCTAAAAAAAGTTAGGCTTCTTTAA